A single region of the bacterium genome encodes:
- a CDS encoding elongation factor P, protein MLSYNDILPKKYIILDGEPYEVLAAHVFRKQQRKPVNQTKLKNLRTGKVTERSFHQSETVEEAEIEKRDVLYLYNNRGEWWFSESADRSKRFRLPQSLIGEAARFLIPNSPISIADFKGEPLGVALPIKMDLRVTEAPPAVRGNTAQGATKQVTLEGGAVVTAPLFIEQGDIVRVNTETGQYVERVEKK, encoded by the coding sequence ATGCTCAGCTACAACGACATCCTGCCAAAAAAGTATATTATCCTCGACGGCGAGCCTTACGAGGTACTCGCGGCGCATGTCTTCCGCAAGCAGCAGCGCAAGCCAGTAAACCAAACCAAGCTCAAGAACCTGCGCACCGGCAAGGTCACCGAGCGCTCCTTTCACCAGTCAGAAACGGTCGAGGAGGCGGAGATCGAGAAGCGCGACGTGCTCTACCTCTACAACAACCGCGGCGAGTGGTGGTTCTCGGAGAGCGCGGACAGAAGCAAGCGCTTCCGTCTGCCGCAGAGTCTCATCGGCGAGGCAGCGCGTTTCCTCATACCGAACTCCCCGATCTCAATCGCGGACTTCAAGGGCGAACCGCTCGGTGTTGCGCTTCCGATAAAAATGGATCTTCGCGTCACCGAGGCGCCGCCTGCAGTGCGCGGAAACACCGCCCAGGGCGCAACGAAGCAAGTAACACTCGAGGGCGGTGCCGTCGTTACAGCGCCGCTCTTCATCGAGCAAGGCGACATTGTGCGCGTCAATACCGAAACCGGCCAGTACGTCGAGCGCGTGGAGAAAAAGTAA
- the rpsR gene encoding 30S ribosomal protein S18, with amino-acid sequence MPLQSQQTFSPRNLKIIDYKDTELLKKFLTPHGRISSRPYTGLSATMQRELARAVKRARYMGLLPYVTR; translated from the coding sequence ATGCCACTTCAATCACAACAAACCTTTTCCCCGCGGAATCTCAAGATCATAGATTATAAGGATACGGAGCTTCTCAAGAAGTTTCTGACTCCGCATGGGCGCATCAGCTCAAGGCCCTATACGGGACTCTCCGCGACGATGCAACGCGAACTCGCGCGTGCCGTGAAGCGCGCGCGATACATGGGGCTGTTGCCGTACGTTACGCGGTAG
- a CDS encoding single-stranded DNA-binding protein: MYLNKIFLIGNLTRDPELRAIPSGVQVATFGLATNRVWRDSEGNKKEGVEFHNIVVFGRQGELVAQYLRKGSSALIEGRIQTRSWDGQDGQKRYRTEIVAERVQFGPRPGYSGGGGEARQGSSVPGTPQNGHVSQQAASAAPRDEAIPAIQYPEEEVNPEDIPF; the protein is encoded by the coding sequence ATGTATCTGAACAAAATCTTTCTTATCGGCAATCTGACTCGCGACCCGGAGCTCCGGGCCATTCCCTCCGGTGTGCAAGTGGCGACGTTTGGGCTCGCGACGAATCGCGTGTGGCGCGACAGCGAAGGCAACAAGAAAGAGGGGGTGGAGTTCCATAATATCGTCGTGTTCGGAAGACAGGGGGAGCTGGTCGCGCAGTATTTGCGCAAGGGCTCGAGCGCACTCATTGAGGGACGTATCCAGACCCGCAGTTGGGACGGGCAGGATGGCCAGAAGCGCTACCGCACCGAGATCGTTGCCGAGCGAGTGCAGTTTGGGCCGAGGCCGGGTTATAGCGGAGGCGGAGGAGAGGCACGGCAAGGCAGTAGCGTTCCCGGTACACCGCAGAATGGGCATGTCTCGCAGCAGGCCGCATCGGCTGCCCCCCGCGACGAAGCAATTCCCGCGATCCAGTATCCGGAGGAGGAAGTGAATCCAGAGGATATACCGTTTTAA
- a CDS encoding 30S ribosomal protein S6, producing the protein MHEDSSFACCMPLDACFGIWYPVFMPRTKEKGKEKSIAVADVDPDELVSYELGYLLVPTIAEEDVAGVVTSIKDVLEGQGGSGFVDGFPVKKPLAYEMRRETAGGRVRVNQGYFGWVKFACESSRVEAIAEVLKKDERIVRFLCVHAPKEVVAMPPKRLRSSLLRRPLGEKLLKPVEGAAATPAVPLPAMTDEELDRTIEELIIE; encoded by the coding sequence GTGCACGAAGACAGTTCGTTTGCTTGCTGCATGCCGCTTGATGCTTGTTTCGGCATATGGTACCCTGTCTTCATGCCGCGGACAAAAGAGAAGGGCAAGGAAAAATCCATAGCTGTGGCGGATGTGGACCCAGACGAGCTCGTCTCATACGAGCTCGGGTATCTTTTGGTGCCGACGATTGCGGAGGAGGATGTGGCGGGAGTCGTGACGAGCATCAAAGACGTTCTCGAAGGGCAGGGCGGCAGTGGGTTTGTGGACGGTTTTCCCGTGAAGAAACCGCTCGCATACGAAATGCGCCGCGAGACGGCGGGCGGGCGCGTTCGGGTGAATCAGGGGTATTTCGGGTGGGTGAAGTTTGCGTGTGAGAGCAGCCGCGTCGAGGCGATTGCCGAGGTGCTGAAGAAAGACGAGCGGATCGTGCGCTTTCTCTGCGTCCACGCGCCGAAGGAGGTAGTCGCCATGCCGCCGAAGCGCCTGCGGAGCTCGCTCCTGCGCCGGCCGCTCGGTGAGAAGCTCCTGAAGCCGGTAGAGGGAGCTGCCGCAACTCCCGCAGTGCCGCTACCCGCGATGACGGACGAGGAGTTGGATCGGACGATCGAAGAGCTCATTATTGAATAA
- the guaA gene encoding glutamine-hydrolyzing GMP synthase: MLDTESFRQKAMKVTTQTKTKEENHMASLPQVLIIELGSQYTLLIERTLRELGVRSAILAPAHALAWLKKNPVRAVILSGGSSSVYDNDAPQPPKDLLSLVHEDGQPIAVLGICYGMQWLSQTLGGKVQAVLGNREYGETKIELTRASHPFFASTPREQTVWMSHGDSVISLPEGFNVLAYSDAGTIAAMQNGSVWGVQFHPEVVHTPHGKTMLANFLQFALCEKDWTPPSVVTSIQEGVGARLGNERVIFGFSGGVDSTTVSAMLAPVLKEKLLAVTIDGGQLREGELDEIRQHAGAANVSLRIMDARREFQEAMTNFVHVAEKWTWPVKLCVRLLNVLARHIAGYKGVVDAEEKRRRFREVYTSLLVRAAHDFGAHALLQGTLAPDRIESGATGGAMIKSHHNVGLRLGNLLELHPVDHLFKYEVRALAREIGLPERIWRRQPFPGPGLFLRVVGVPATPEKLDIVRWADARVREITERHGVYNTLSQLVVAYIGVNTVGVKGDGRAYGGAIVVRAVETTDFMTARGVHFSEALEDEISRVLTRSPAIVRVWYDPTNKPPATTEFE, from the coding sequence ATGCTCGACACAGAGTCCTTTCGACAAAAGGCCATGAAAGTAACGACGCAAACAAAAACGAAGGAGGAAAACCACATGGCGTCCTTACCGCAAGTCCTGATCATTGAGCTTGGTTCCCAATATACGCTGCTGATCGAGCGGACGCTGCGAGAGCTCGGAGTACGTTCCGCTATCCTCGCACCCGCGCACGCCTTGGCGTGGCTCAAAAAAAATCCTGTAAGAGCGGTGATCCTCTCCGGCGGATCGTCAAGTGTCTATGACAACGATGCGCCGCAGCCGCCGAAGGACCTGCTCTCGCTCGTGCACGAGGACGGTCAACCGATTGCCGTACTTGGTATTTGCTATGGCATGCAGTGGCTCTCGCAGACGCTCGGCGGCAAGGTACAAGCGGTGCTCGGCAATCGTGAATATGGCGAAACGAAGATCGAGCTCACTCGGGCGAGCCACCCCTTCTTTGCCAGCACGCCTCGAGAACAGACAGTCTGGATGAGCCACGGCGATTCCGTCATCTCGCTTCCCGAAGGTTTCAATGTCCTCGCATACAGCGATGCTGGCACGATTGCCGCGATGCAAAACGGCTCTGTGTGGGGTGTCCAATTCCACCCCGAGGTAGTGCACACGCCGCACGGCAAGACCATGCTCGCGAACTTCCTACAATTCGCGCTCTGTGAGAAGGACTGGACACCGCCATCAGTTGTCACTTCGATTCAAGAGGGCGTAGGAGCGCGGCTCGGCAATGAACGCGTAATCTTCGGTTTCAGCGGAGGCGTAGATTCCACGACGGTATCGGCGATGCTCGCGCCAGTGCTCAAAGAAAAACTGCTCGCAGTCACGATTGATGGCGGACAGCTGCGTGAAGGAGAACTTGACGAAATCCGGCAGCATGCGGGTGCCGCCAACGTGAGCCTACGCATCATGGACGCTCGCCGAGAGTTTCAGGAAGCGATGACAAACTTTGTGCATGTTGCTGAGAAGTGGACCTGGCCCGTGAAGCTCTGCGTACGCCTTCTCAATGTGCTCGCCAGGCACATCGCCGGGTACAAAGGTGTGGTTGACGCAGAAGAGAAGCGTCGTCGTTTCAGAGAGGTCTACACGTCGCTTCTCGTACGGGCGGCACATGACTTTGGAGCGCACGCTCTGCTTCAAGGCACGCTGGCTCCAGACAGAATCGAGTCGGGTGCCACAGGTGGCGCGATGATCAAATCCCACCACAACGTCGGGCTCCGGCTGGGGAACCTCCTCGAGTTGCATCCGGTTGATCATTTGTTCAAATACGAAGTTCGGGCTCTCGCGAGGGAGATCGGACTGCCAGAGCGCATCTGGCGTCGCCAGCCATTTCCCGGCCCCGGTCTTTTCCTACGCGTTGTCGGAGTGCCGGCAACCCCGGAGAAGCTCGATATCGTCCGCTGGGCCGATGCGCGAGTGCGCGAAATTACCGAGCGACACGGCGTCTATAACACACTCTCACAACTCGTTGTCGCCTATATCGGCGTGAACACCGTCGGTGTCAAGGGCGACGGCCGGGCGTACGGCGGCGCCATCGTCGTTCGTGCCGTCGAGACCACTGACTTCATGACTGCCCGCGGCGTCCACTTCTCGGAGGCGCTTGAAGACGAAATCTCGAGAGTCCTCACCCGCAGTCCTGCAATCGTGCGTGTCTGGTACGATCCAACAAACAAGCCTCCCGCAACGACGGAATTTGAGTAA